GGTACAAATCTAGGGCTTGAAGCAGCCTCTGGCCAGGTCTACGCTCATGCAAGCACATTTCACACTTTGAAATCCTCAGCATCGTAACGTCCTGTGAGCACAAACAAAACAAGTTCCTCTAATTCACAATTGACCAATGCACCAGTTGTATTACTATTAGTTGCATTCTTTGGCTCAAAACACACCTCTTCTGTCATTGAAACAGTGTAGATGTTCAATTAATCGTGGACATGGCACTCATTTTGCCTCTAAGATCAAGATTGGGGTTTGTGGCTAGGGTGCACTGGAGGATCACATGTTGTAGGGGTGCTGCTCAAATTTTTGTGTCCTATGTTGTGATCGAGAGAGATCCAATGCAGAGATCTTCCACTGGTTAAATTGCATTGAGCTCACTTGCAACTCCTACAATGTCACTCCTCCAAGTAACGTTGATGTTTTGGAAGTTTAtttgttctattttttcttctcaCTTTGGTTTTGTTCCTATTAAGGAGGTGATGTTACTGTATACAGATGGTGATGGATGATAAAATTTTACCCTTGCATGCTCCTGCTAAAATTTGATTAGCCAATTGTGGAAATGGAATATTCGGTATATGGCCCTGATTTCTTTTGATTTCTGTGTTGTGACTTTTAAGCTCTATGGTTGATGGGCCCATTGATAGTGAAGGCAGTTTTTGAAACATGTTACTGGTGTGGAGAAACAGTTTATGAAAGCGGATGCTAACCTACTTATGTGGAGTAATCTGTTAGATATTTATGAACCTGAAAGCTACAAAAGCAAGTGTGACAAAATAGTAGGTAGTGTTGATTGAAAGAATTTAAAGTTCTGCCATGGGAGCCATAACAATAGAACATCATCCTCCTTTGTTGCCCACTCAAAGATTTTTGCATTTATAGCCTACATTGAATTATTCAGTACATCAACCACAACCATTGAATTAGAGTTGAACTTAAAAGTCTTTCCCCGTAGTGGATATTCACAGCCATTTATTCCAGGGTTCCATAAGTAGCATTTACTTGCAGATAGAAAGATATCTGCTTTACTTGGCGTCCTTGTTTTGGTAAGATACTTGGTATCTTTTAATGATGGAGCCGATAAGGCAAATCCATGGCCAATTAGATACAGAATCACTGAAACCATCAGCATGCCAGTGAACTGCGGGCATAAGTCTAGTCCAGCTTAAGTTTGAGGCATGAGGAAAGTATTAGggtcatatatattttttcatttcagTAAGAGTATGGAAGTGGAATTACTACAAAATCTTATTGTTTACTTTGAGTTGGGTGTGGTGGATGTTGTTGTGGCCAGCCGAACAGTTTCTTATTGGTCTCCTGAATGAATTTTGGGAAGAGTCTTTAGCGAATTCTTCGCTTGACAACATTTAGTAACCTCTTACTGTATTGCTTTTGAAGGACATGCTATCAGATGCTACATACCATTAAGACCAAAGCAAACTGTTGCAGATTGTTGAAGGTTTCTTTTCAACTTTATGATTTGTTGTTAAATTTGACAGTTCTTAATCTAATATACCTGGCACTCTTTTCAACTATGTTGATATGGTAACAACTGATTATGACCCTGCTTTTCTTTTGCCGTTAATGTTGTTGATAAAGTTGACTCATCACATTTGATTTGTTTTAAGTGACTGCCTTTTGGGAAGTGATTGTCTGTGCAGACTAGTATTTATCTTTTCCTTTGAAGACTTGGGATTTGCTGTAGCCATACTTCTCCTTGCTGTTTTAGGATTTATGCTGTATGCTCACTGATATTCTTCAATTGTTGTGATGGAAAGTAGCTAGGAACTCCAGTTAAGAAACCAATTTTGACAATAAGATGGTATTTTCATCACATTTTGGTCTGCTTGAGATGGTTTATAGAAGccaattaacaaaaaaaaaaaaaaaatggttgcATTTGGTTGAAGGGAATGATTAATATTTGTGTTGTTTTATGTATGGAGTTGTCAAAAATTGATGCGAGTCTCTGTTTTCTCTTTGGCAGTGGTGGTGGCGGGTGGAGGTACGAGGCAGAGATCAAAACATAAGGTAGTGTTACCTAAGTTAATTCATGACTTGGGATGGGGCATTTAATGCTGATAACAGGGTGGGGGTGTTTGGACTTGGTGCATTACTAGCTAGGTGAAAAAGGCTGGTGTTATGGGATggaaagaaaatgataaaagatAAATGGATTAGACATGGGCTTCATGATATGATGGGCAAGTCAAGGAAGATGAGGGATGGGAAACCGAATGAGGACAAGCAAGCCGGTGACAAGATATTTGCCCAGGTCagtgaaatgaataaaaatggaATCAAGTTTTAAGGTGAAAGTCATCCTCTATTTCTACCAAAAGTGAAAAACTTCACATCAGAGTGAAAAACGGGTCAATGCATTATGTTGCTCTTGAAAGTGTGGGAATACAAGAGCCACAATTTTTTACGTAGCTTCAACTGGGGGAATGGGTCCGTTACTGCCCCTGAATGGAGGTATTTTTAGGCATATGAAAAGCGgtttgaagaaaaaaagaaaagaaatcttATGAATTGTTATTATAGAGATGTGAGGAAAGTGGAAGAAATAAATAATTGGGAGGAGAAATGGATTCAGCTGTACCCTGATGATTTGGGAGGGGAAGGGAATTCAGCTGTACCCTGATGATGAATGAAGCAGTCAAATCCAAATCTCTCTTAGGCCAACATTAAATCCCTGTGACCCTTTTAATGGCCCATTCTCAAAAGCTTCTTTTAATAGATAGAATAAATTCGTAGGTTAGCACACAATATTGATTGGCGAACCTAATTCTGGGCCATGTGGCTTCACCATCACTAATGTAATCCGCAAAGATGCGTCCAATAATATTCTAATTATTTAGCATACATACGAGGGGACTGCCCGGggctaataataattttatttatatatttctaatttaatagttgaaaataaaataatatcttgAGTTTATTATTAAATGCTCTATGTTTTAtgtctattttttttatgtaggctaaaatttttatctcttaatttttttaaaagaagaattcattataaaaataacaaaaaaacatAAATACATGTTAATTAAACATATAAAATAATGAGTTTGATCAAATTATATGATCAATTTCATGACtttgaaatatcaaaaaattatatGCTTTAGAAATATgttcaaatattatttttatgtagtaatattactattattttaaaataatattaattatctgAAATTCACAAATGTGCAGCAAGaagaaaaatacaaataaaattatatgttatagatattgaaataaatatgtatatatgtaataatttacctaataattttattttctagcaAGCTATAAGTTTTCTTAATAAGGTATGTAACTGCAaatgaatattgaatgcttagctctatatatataatatgggAGAATATTTCATTTTCAtccttcattttattattacaaaatTTCTGAACTTCCAAAACGTTACAGTAAAATTTCTGGCATTAGAATTCTGTCAATTCTCTAATAACATTAGGGCcactatataaaaaattaaaataaaaaagaatcaaGAAAGCTACTTATGATTTAAAATACTCACTTTCCCCACTCACTTCGTCTTTTGTTTTTTCCCTCATTTCTCCCGTATACAAGTACTTTACATTATATATtgctttaataatatatatttttttataagtatTCCCAGAAAACTGATCGGATTTTAGCACAAGAGATGTTATACCTAcgttttagaaattttaaaattttgtcgtaataaatttaagataagGGTGAAAGTAATATGCTCTAAAGTTGAGGGACATACATTCTATTGGCCTAATGAAATGCTACAGTAAACAATTCCATCTACATAGAAGTGAATAACATGACATCGAGACAAGCCCTTTCTATATCCTATCCCTAAATCCCAAATTGGCAGACTTCTACAACGATGGGTTGGCTTAAGATTGGGATTTTAAAAGCTGAAAAAAAGcaaaagatggagaaagaaaattgaattcTCTCTAATTGGAGATACTTTGTGCAAAGTATAAAATCCAACTTCATCCTTTGACTGCCTCGTTAGTCTTTCTATTACTATTCCTCACCTAATTTGGACAACATCCTCATTTTGGACATTGACTCACAATTACTTTTAACTATTTTCACAAACAAGATCATTAATTTTCTCAAACTTGAGATGATGGACCATAAACCCATTCTTGGCTAAAACACAACCAAACCATAGACCTAATTGAGACATGAAGATAGAGGGAGAACAGGAATAAGAAGAAGCCAATTTTGAGAATAATCTGACGGCCAGCAGAGCACCAGATCCCACATGGTAATTTTGGTAGGAGATAAGGTACAAATTGAAGCCATAAAAGAGAGACAGATGGTGGGAAAGGATCATAAATTGATGAATCCaagtatgtatatatataaatgtggaGTCCTCTATGGAAATGGGGTATTTGTCAAATACTGAAAAACAGTTTCTCACAGAGAAAATGAAAGATGTAGAAGCTGTGGGGAAGAATCCCATCTTTCCCTCTTAGATAAAAGCATTTAATCTCGGGGGGACCCATTCCTCTTTAATTCTCTCTACTACttctactatatatatatatatagtaccTCTCTACACTACAGTGAGGAGAAGGTGGTACTCTGCAATTGCAATGGAGACCCCAGCACCTGTCTTATTTAATGGTCCTACAACGTTCACCTTGATTGTGCTATGTTGTCTTCTGAATCGGActacattgtttttttttttttctcttatttttattaattagattttatatttttaactttttgataaattataagataaatGGTTGATTATTGAGTTTACAATTCGATcttatttttcatgattttatgtgTCAAATATAGAAAATGAGATGATAAAAATTAGTATTAATGTGATTAGTAATTAAGTGATTGAATACATTTCTCTATGATTTTTATGGTGAAAAAAAAAGTTGGTTTAAATCTCTGGTAAAGCTAATCTATATTTGTTGCTTTTAGTTATTCTTTGGACATCTTCATAGGGAAAGCAAACAAAAAAATGTCGTTAGTGAGTTAATGCAATGGAAAAAGAAAAGCATATTTAGTATCTAATCTCAATTGTTTTGCTTAATTACTTATCTTATCATGAACAGAAACAGAAGCTCCCATGATAGTGGGTTGCCACGTTGGGTAGAAAAAGATAGAGAGTTTGTCTGGACAACTGTGAACTGTTCAAGTTTTGACGACCTATAATTGGAACCCAAATGGCTAAAAATGCTATAGTGGAAGCTTCACTATAGGGTATGGTGGGGTTGCATTGTAAGGAGTAGTAGTAGTAGTTAAAGGATTCCCAATTTGGAGATGAAGCTTAGCTAGGGCTGCTCTCTGTTCTTCTCCTTGGACTTATTCGCCGTCAcatttattagtttaattctaCAACTCATAAACTAGTGGCCTAATTTATTGCTAATAGCCTTGAAAGATGAAATGATTAAAGACTAATTAAGCTATGAGAAGAGAGTAAGCCTGACACGGTCTCCCACATGTGGCATGtgtagaaaatatatatattattccaGGACGAGAGCTTATTAAATCAAGAAAATTTTCATTGTTCTTCTGGCTGGCTAGGTGTTTAACAGTTGACAGAAGTTTGCACCAAACCCTAGGACATGGCGTGAGCTGTGGGATACCTTGGGCTAGGAGTTGGGGACCCTTGGTACCCTAACAAGATCCTATATCCATGTAAACAAATGCATTCCCATGAGGATGAGGGTGTCTCCCCAAAGCaccatttttgttttgttttactTTGCTTTGATCCATGCATGAAACAAGTTTATACTTGATGAAAACATCAAAACACTCGAGATAAAAAGCTTAATATTGGTAAATTTGCCTTGTTTCTCTTGGATATTAGTCTTGATTGAGTCAAAAAGAGATCAAAATTGTGTTAGCAGACCAGCACATGGACACACTACTAAAAAGCAACAAAGAAGGTTTTGAGGAGGAGATGCATTGCATTGCTTGTAAAGTTTAATACCCATTTccatatataacataaatttcatataattaacCACAAAATTGCATATTTTTACTACAAATTACAATTGAGAAACGAGCAAAATCTTCTTCGTAGCTGTAGGCCTATGCTATGTTCATATCTTAATTGACGGAACAGTCCCACCAACACACTGCCTTGCAAATAGGCGAACACCCAACTTTTGTCCTTGCAAGTGAGATATTATAAAGAAGAGAAGGCCTAGAGAGGGAAACCCACTATTAAACAGCCTTTCCAAGTATCCATACATGATACATATGCATTGTCTTTATGCCCTTTTGGTTCTTCTTTAAATGCGTTTTTCACCATCTCTATGAAGACCAAATGGAAGAATAGTAGAATAGAATAGATAAAAAACCTGGCTTTGCTGACCACGGGCAGTTTGTGTGATAGTTTGAGAAGGGGAAGGCGTTTTATTGGATTGTGCGTGTGACTTTTTCTTGTGAGCCGGTGAGCCGAGTTAGTACCCATTTGGCTTCTTCTCTTCAAGTCCCTAAACAAAACCGTAGGTTGAAAAAGCCTTGGAGAGTTGGCCTTGAATTTGGAGTAAAAAACTAAAgttaaagagagagagagagagagagagagagagtttattTGTGTGCGTGTGGGAGTTCttgcacttgcactttattcTCTTCTTCAAATTCGATACTTTGCTCTGTCCAGAACGAGGTTTTTTGTCACATTGGAAGCTCTCTctccttctttctctttttatatCTCCTACATTGTATTGTTCTACTTTCAGAATCTCATAATCTTATTTCAACGCATCAGCTCTCTCTGTGTGTTTCTTGTTTTGATTGCCTCTCTTTCAGTTTCTCATCTTTTCCTCATTTTCCCTGTTTTTCTCTGAACTGACTCAAAAGGGGATAGAAGGAAGAAACATTGAATCAGACAGCTGGGTTTCTTGGATTTCACTTTGTTTATAAAATGCCTGGAACTGGGACTTTCTTTGTTGTCTCATTTGTTTTCTCTTAATTATTTCAGGAAGCAGAGCATTACCCATTtcatctcttcttctcactCGCTTTAATCATTGAATTCTCCCCCCGTTGGTTTTAGCATAAAACCAGAGTGTTCGTAGAAAAACTTATTCTTGGCTCTTTCTAAAAAACTGCGTTTGCGGGATTCTTTCTATCTCTGACCTTCACATTCTATACCGAGCAAAACCTAGAAGATACCGAGTGAGAGTTTAATAAAGAGGAACCGAAGTCTGCCATTATTGTCATAAAATTGGGAAAGCTTTATGAATTTGTGAAAAATGAGAGATGGGAACTCGAAGAAAAGCAAGGTTTGTGAGGTGCCTTAAAGAGAAAAACTTGGTTTTTATGCATAGATGTTCTAATCATTGCTGACTCTGTTTCTGCGTTATTGGTGAAGCTTTCATGGCCCAAGACACTGGTCAAGAAGTGGTTCAATTTCAAGAACAAAACTGAGGAATTTCAAGCAGACGATGTCGTTTATGGAGGTAATTGTTGATCTTATCTCATTCTAGATTTAGGAATCTTGCCCACTTATGCCTAGAACAAAAATGGGATTTTTCTCTACAATTTGGTAGCTTTGTTTTTGGATTCTTATGGACCTGCACACTTTAGCATTATTCAGCATCCGCAAGAATGTTCGTTTTGTACAATACAAATGTGTGTTTGGATTTTAATGGGGTTCTGCTACTTCCATTTTCAGCTAGAGATCTGTTAATTTGTTCTTTTCCGCATctgaatttgaattattttgtttttcttcttgtctaaaaaaatctctctttttctatttttttggttttattCAAATTTGTTGGGCTGATGCATTGGCAATGGAAAGAACATATCTTTAACAACTTTATTGTGCTTCTTTTTCAGGTGATGATGAAGATTGGAGGAGCAACTTCTCAAAGAGAGAGGCATGCACCATCAAGAAAAGCAAAACAGGTTCAGTATCAGACGCCCCAAGCATCGCTTTGGACCACACCTGCACACACATTcctttaaaaccttaaaaatctTGATAAAGGGAATACATACTTTGTATTTTGCTGTTTCATTTCCTTGCCTGAATGGTTTTTCTAGTCTCTAAACTTCTGCTTTAATGCACAGAGCGATTGAATAAAAGGAACTCTGATCGAGTCCGTAGAAGTAAGATTGACATTGATGCTGCACAAGTCACTGATGTTCACAATTATAGGTATGTGTGATCATCGTGCTACGTTTATTTGTTTCCTGCTGAAAGCTGGGTTTTTGTTGTGTTTTAATTACTATGTGACTGCAGAATTTTTGTAGCAACATGGAATGTGGCTGGAAAATCTCCTCCAAGTTACTTGAACCTTGAAGATTGGCTTCATACTTCTCCTCCTGCTGACATTTATGTTCTTGGGTATTGTCCAGTTAACTAAATTGTTTGTGTTTCATTTGCTTTAACATATCAAGTTTGGTAATACTAAGGCAAACCCCTTTGATCATATTGACATCAGGTTTCAAGAAATTGTTCCTCTGAATGCTGGCAATGTATTGGGTACAGAAGACAATGGCCCAGCCAGAAAATGGTTAGCTCTTATTAGGAAGACTCTAAATAGTCTTCCTGGTACAAGTGGCAGTTACCATACGCCTTCCCCCATCCCAGATCCAATTGTAGAATTGgatgcagactttgagggatcAACAAGGCAAAAGGCCTCATCTTTCTTCCACCGGCGCTCCTTTCAATCATTGAGCCGCAGCATGAGAATGGATAGTGACATGACAATGCCACAACCTAGACTTGATCGACGTTTCAGCATCTGCGACAGGGTTATCTTTGGGCATAGACCAAGTGATTATGACCCTAATTTCAAATGGGGTTCGTCGGATGATGAGAATGGTCCTGGGGATTCACCTGTAGCCACTCATTATTCACCAAATGACTATAGTGGATCTTTCTCATTGGAGGACAGAGACAGGCAAATGGGGCAATCAAGGTACTGTTTGGTTGCCAGTAAGCAAATGGTTGGAATATTTCTAACAGTATGGGTAAAGAGTGATCTCAGAGATGATGTTCGCAACATGAAAGTGTCTTGTGTGGGTAGAGGATTGATGGGTTATCTTGGAAATAAGGTACATTTTTTcgcttaatgaaaaaaaaattgcttgAATCAGAACCAAAGTATGATGAActaagaaagaagaaaataacaTCCTTATTCTGTTGGGTTTTCCAGGGTTCAATTTCAATTAGCATGTCATTGCACCAAACGAGCTTTTGCTTCATCTGTAGTCATCTAACATCTGGGCAGAAGGAAGGAGATGAGCTTCGAAGAAACTCTGATGTGATGGAGATCCTTAGGAAAACAAGGTTTCCCAGAGTCCATGGTTTGGGAGATGAGAATTCCCCTCAAACAATTCTAGAACACGAGTAaggctttgattatagcccTCTTACCATTGTTCTCAACTTGTTTGTTTGTGTGTGTGTATGTGTTGGACTGACACAACTTATGGTATCTAAAACTGCATTGTTCTGATGCAGTCGTATTATTTGGCTTGGGGATTTAAACTATCGAATTGCATTGTCTTATCGTACTGCAAAGGCTCTTGTAGAGATGTGCAACTGGAGAGCATTGTTAGAGAATGACCAGGTATGTAGCCTATTTTAGCTGTTTTTGTGATTTATAAGCAATTTGGTGATCTTCCAATTTTCTATATGGCTTCATTTCTTTTCTTTACCAGGAAATGCTCATTCTCAACTCTCTGATGGTTCTTATTTTCAGCTTCGGATAGAGCAGAGGTGGGGGCGAGTCTTTGAGGGATGGAATGAAGGGAGCATTTACTTTCCTCCCACATACAAGTATTCCAATAATTCAGACCGATATGCTGGGGATGAGAGGTACCCAAAGGAGAAGCGAAGAACCCCTGCATGGTAATTTCCCATTTTCATGATATCTTTtcagaaaaatttgaaaaattcttCATGCTACTAAACGTCAATTAAATTCAGCTAAAATCCCATGCATATGCCTTTGTGGGGCCATGTTAGTCCAATGTTGTTTGATTTATGAAAACAGAACAACTGATTAGTCTAAACACATGCTTGTAGGTGCGACCGCATATTGTGGTATGGAAGAGGCCTCTATCAGTTGTCTTACGTACGTGGGGAATCAAGGTTCTCTGATCATAGACCAGTTTATAGCATATTTCTAGCAGAGGTTGAGTCCATAAATCGCAGCCGAATCAAGAAAAGCATGAGTTGTTCTAGTTCCAGAATTGAGGTAGAGGAGCTACTGCCACAGGCACTTGGATACACTGAGCTCAATTTCTTTTAAGATATGGCTTTTGATTCATGCAAACAAGTCAATACAACTGAAAGATGAACTTCACTACAGCCAAAGTAACTTTGCACATGAATTTCTTGTTTTGCTAGAGTATCCTTTTGATTTCACCACACATTTAAATCACATGTCTATGTTCCATTTGCAGGATTCATTAAATACAAGTTCTTTAGTCCTGAATGCATTTGCTCAAGAATTTCAACATTTTTGTTGGTTTCCTCAGTATGCCAAGTAAGTACTTATCATAGTTGCTTCTCGTAATCGTCTTATATCATTTTGTGTATGAGAAATATTAGTAGCCAAATTGGTGAACAAATGCAACTTGCCTGATGTACCTTCCAAGTGATGCAAGGTAGTATCACCGGTCAGATGAATGTGGAGCTTTTCTCGTCGCTTAAAAAAAGTACTGAGTACTTAATTCcagtgaaaaagaaaagattatTACTGTGCATAGTTTCTTGTTGTAAATCATGTCTTCTTTCCAAATAAAGTTTTAGGTTGAAAATATCCCTTTCATGTTTGTAACTAGCATTTGGTCCCCTGAGCAGGTGGGCACTGTTGATAAGAACTGCTGCCTTGGTGATGGAGACATTCATTTGCCAACAATCCGGTAAAGGTTGGTCCtccattttctttccatttctcAGCTTGGCTTTGGTTATTTCTCTCAATTTATTATTCTAATCTCTCCAAACCTTTGTACTCATCACCATACATGCAGATTTTGTATATCTTGTGACAACTGCTGGCTAGAAAAGATTGCAACTCAGTGTTTCTCTCAATACAAACAGAGCGCTAACGGAGCTAACGGAACAAAGTACGTGCTGACATAGCGTTAAAGGTAATAAAAGCTAACCTGTTATTTGTGTAGCATCTCTCTATAACTCCCAATTTATGAATTCACAAAACAGAGAGTCTCCCAATTGCTTAATTATCCTTTTTCTTGTGGTAGATTTTGCAGGACATAAGTTGCCAAGTTGAGAAGCTGCTGTTTACAAGTGTAATTTGCTGAATAAATCAGAGAAACATATCCCACCAAAAGAGATGGGAGAatcaatatttttttcctttgtaCTTCTCTGGAAAAGATATAGTAAAAGAAGTGGGGATGTGATAGCTACTCATCACAAATTTAAAGAGTTGAAGTTCTTATAGATGTGAAGCTTCTTTTTTCTGTGGCTACTAATGATTtactgaaaaagaaaagttaaatcaCTTGATCATCTCTGTTGTCATTTTATCTTTTGTTCTGAATTCAAGCTGAAAATTAAATGGGACATGAAAAGAAGTAAAGAgggagaaaagagagaaaaggagGCACACAAGCTTGTGCTTTCTCTATATTTGTTTAGATcgttctaaattttaattttaattttttttgtggaCAAATTTACCCCTAGTAGATGGATCTTTTGCAAGCATCAAATGAAAAccaaaggctacttggagaatTTTTGGGAGTTCAACCTTACAAGCCACCTGCTCTTGTACAATCAAGTTTTCTTACCAAATTACTTATTGCTTACCAACCTGCTCTGTGTTTGTCAGAAGCAGGAAATTTATGAAAGTGACGGGTataaaaactctccttttcccACAACACCCTTCACATTAATGGCATTAAACATCACCTTTGCTCAACAAAAGCCTCAGGAGTAAGGTGCAATTATGTTTGCTCCTATTAGTGACAGCACTCTCTGATCCACCACAGTAAGGCCAAGCCAATACCCaagtttctctctttttttttctttcaatcttTGCTTGAGTGCCTTCAGCTCAATTCATTTCACCCTTTTGGCTCACTTGCCCAAAAGTTGGCTACTCCATTAGAGAagcaaaataaacaaaatagttaagaaattagcactatttataaaaataaaaagataactttttatagaattattttaaccttaaaattataaagaattattttaatctataaaaagataaagaaggtaaaaaataataatagaatttatcaattaaattataaaaaaagtgaTTGGTAAAATAAATGACTCatcgtttaattttttaaaatatttacggTATATTACGAAATATTATGGAGGTGTGatagctatatttttatttttttatagtgatTTTTTTATGGTAATTTAGTTGATTTTACTATAATATAATTGATTA
The sequence above is a segment of the Manihot esculenta cultivar AM560-2 chromosome 5, M.esculenta_v8, whole genome shotgun sequence genome. Coding sequences within it:
- the LOC110615826 gene encoding type I inositol polyphosphate 5-phosphatase 4 isoform X1 translates to MRDGNSKKSKLSWPKTLVKKWFNFKNKTEEFQADDVVYGGDDEDWRSNFSKREACTIKKSKTERLNKRNSDRVRRSKIDIDAAQVTDVHNYRIFVATWNVAGKSPPSYLNLEDWLHTSPPADIYVLGFQEIVPLNAGNVLGTEDNGPARKWLALIRKTLNSLPGTSGSYHTPSPIPDPIVELDADFEGSTRQKASSFFHRRSFQSLSRSMRMDSDMTMPQPRLDRRFSICDRVIFGHRPSDYDPNFKWGSSDDENGPGDSPVATHYSPNDYSGSFSLEDRDRQMGQSRYCLVASKQMVGIFLTVWVKSDLRDDVRNMKVSCVGRGLMGYLGNKGSISISMSLHQTSFCFICSHLTSGQKEGDELRRNSDVMEILRKTRFPRVHGLGDENSPQTILEHDRIIWLGDLNYRIALSYRTAKALVEMCNWRALLENDQLRIEQRWGRVFEGWNEGSIYFPPTYKYSNNSDRYAGDERYPKEKRRTPAWCDRILWYGRGLYQLSYVRGESRFSDHRPVYSIFLAEVESINRSRIKKSMSCSSSRIEVEELLPQALGYTELNFF
- the LOC110615826 gene encoding type I inositol polyphosphate 5-phosphatase 4 isoform X2, whose product is MRDGNSKKSKLSWPKTLVKKWFNFKNKTEEFQADDVVYGGDDEDWRSNFSKREACTIKKSKTERLNKRNSDRVRRSKIDIDAAQVTDVHNYRIFVATWNVAGKSPPSYLNLEDWLHTSPPADIYVLGFQEIVPLNAGNVLGTEDNGPARKWLALIRKTLNSLPGTSGSYHTPSPIPDPIVELDADFEGSTRQKASSFFHRRSFQSLSRSMRMDSDMTMPQPRLDRRFSICDRVIFGHRPSDYDPNFKWGSSDDENGPGDSPVATHYSPNDYSGSFSLEDRDRQMGQSRYCLVASKQMVGIFLTVWVKSDLRDDVRNMKVSCVGRGLMGYLGNKGSISISMSLHQTSFCFICSHLTSGQKEGDELRRNSDVMEILRKTRFPRVHGLGDENSPQTILEHDRIIWLGDLNYRIALSYRTAKALVEMCNWRALLENDQEMLILNSLMVLIFSFG